In Puniceicoccaceae bacterium, one DNA window encodes the following:
- a CDS encoding transposase: MVSERMGRDLSKQPVLAVMLDGSDALKRSLLEFFPDAVIQRCLVHKERNLRRYLPQKHWLRLSQLFADLRKCEGSEAASEALESLKAFLANNNKAARESLDEPGEELLAFFRLEVASTLNTTFLSTNIIENAIKNLRRHIGRVCRWRDKA; encoded by the coding sequence TTGGTTAGCGAACGGATGGGCCGGGATCTCTCGAAACAACCGGTTCTGGCGGTGATGCTTGATGGCAGTGATGCGCTCAAACGCTCGTTGCTGGAGTTTTTCCCTGATGCAGTGATCCAGCGTTGTCTGGTGCACAAGGAACGCAACCTGCGTCGTTATCTGCCCCAAAAACACTGGCTGCGACTGTCGCAACTCTTTGCCGATCTGCGCAAATGCGAGGGATCGGAAGCAGCCTCCGAGGCCTTGGAAAGTCTGAAGGCATTCCTTGCGAACAACAACAAAGCGGCCAGGGAGAGCCTGGATGAACCCGGTGAAGAACTCCTGGCATTCTTCCGCTTGGAGGTTGCCAGCACGCTCAACACCACATTTCTGAGCACAAACATCATTGAAAATGCGATCAAAAATCTTCGCCGTCATATCGGGCGTGTGTGCCGATGGCGCGATAAAGCC
- a CDS encoding copper-translocating P-type ATPase, with translation MTIEGGDPGHRHKKSEGAHDGCGHAHHHHEGHEHSESVKPSATAKYYCPMCEGVESDKPGDCPKCGMALERNPAYKSEQKKLWTCPMHPEVQQDHPGQCPKCGMDLEPMEAGADDDEEEDMAIRSLKRKTVIAGLLTLPILLLAFDSMIPGLSFNAVLAPKVQGWLEFILATPVILWAGGMFFTRGWRSIVNRSLNMFTLIMLGVGAAYAYSAVAVLFPEIFPDSFRRHGEVALYFEAGAVITTLILFGQWLEARARRQTGEAVQSLLNLAAKTAHRVNDDGEEEEVEIDAIERGDRLRVRPGEKIPLDGVILEGKSTIDESMITGEPMPVEKGKDDKVIGATVNQTGSFIMRAEAVGEETVLSQIVNMVAEAQRSRAPIQKLADKVAGYFVPAVVLIALLAFVLWAVFGPAPAMAYAIVVAVSVLIIACPCALGLATPMSIMVGVGKGAQSGILIKSAESIERAEKVTHLITDKTGTLTEGKPSVVDAQAPDGVEVKNLLRLAAAVESQSEHPLARAVVDKAKADGLELPDITDFESTTGGGVEASVEGELIRVGKRSFLESANIAIPDALGREAERLQSEAKTVIWTGQGERLLGLIAIADPIKETSKEAIASLHKMGITVVMCTGDNPRTAEAVAKELGIDEVRAEVSPEDKQRIVNELKAKGHRVAMAGDGINDAPALAAADVGIAMGTGTDVAIESAGLTLVKGDLRGIVSGLRLSRAVMRNIRQNLFFAFIYNATGVPIAAGILYPFFGVLLSPMIAGAAMALSSVSVVTNALRLKKLNLDD, from the coding sequence ATGACGATCGAAGGAGGAGACCCAGGCCATCGACACAAAAAGAGCGAGGGGGCGCATGATGGTTGCGGCCACGCGCACCATCATCACGAGGGCCACGAGCATTCCGAGTCCGTAAAGCCTTCCGCAACCGCAAAGTATTACTGCCCGATGTGCGAGGGCGTGGAATCCGACAAACCGGGCGACTGTCCCAAATGCGGGATGGCGCTGGAACGCAATCCCGCCTATAAATCCGAACAGAAAAAACTGTGGACTTGCCCCATGCATCCCGAGGTGCAGCAGGATCACCCCGGTCAGTGCCCCAAGTGCGGCATGGATCTGGAGCCGATGGAGGCGGGCGCCGACGATGACGAGGAAGAGGATATGGCCATCCGGAGTTTGAAACGGAAAACCGTGATCGCCGGTCTGCTCACGCTGCCGATACTGTTGCTCGCTTTTGACAGCATGATCCCCGGACTTTCCTTCAATGCCGTCCTCGCGCCGAAGGTTCAGGGGTGGCTGGAGTTTATCCTCGCGACCCCCGTCATCCTTTGGGCGGGCGGGATGTTTTTCACGCGTGGCTGGCGTTCCATCGTCAATCGCAGCCTCAATATGTTTACCTTGATCATGCTGGGGGTCGGCGCGGCCTATGCCTACAGCGCGGTGGCGGTGTTGTTTCCGGAGATCTTCCCGGATTCCTTTCGCCGGCACGGCGAAGTCGCGCTGTACTTCGAAGCCGGGGCGGTCATCACGACCCTTATTCTGTTCGGGCAGTGGTTGGAGGCTCGGGCACGCCGGCAAACCGGCGAAGCCGTTCAGAGCCTGCTCAACCTCGCGGCCAAAACCGCTCACCGGGTGAATGACGACGGCGAAGAGGAGGAAGTGGAAATCGACGCCATCGAAAGAGGCGACCGCCTGCGGGTGCGTCCGGGAGAAAAAATTCCCCTCGACGGCGTCATTCTCGAAGGGAAAAGCACCATCGATGAATCGATGATCACCGGCGAGCCCATGCCGGTCGAGAAAGGCAAGGACGACAAGGTGATCGGGGCAACGGTCAACCAGACGGGCAGCTTCATCATGCGAGCGGAGGCCGTGGGCGAGGAAACCGTACTTTCGCAGATCGTGAACATGGTGGCGGAGGCCCAACGAAGCCGCGCCCCGATCCAAAAGCTGGCCGACAAGGTGGCCGGCTATTTTGTGCCCGCGGTCGTGCTCATCGCCTTGCTCGCTTTTGTCCTCTGGGCCGTGTTTGGTCCCGCGCCCGCCATGGCCTATGCCATCGTGGTGGCGGTCTCCGTGCTGATCATTGCCTGCCCTTGCGCCCTGGGGCTGGCCACTCCGATGTCAATCATGGTCGGCGTGGGCAAAGGCGCCCAGAGCGGGATCCTCATCAAAAGCGCCGAGTCCATCGAACGGGCCGAAAAGGTCACCCACCTGATCACCGACAAAACCGGTACCCTGACCGAGGGCAAACCCTCCGTCGTCGACGCGCAAGCGCCGGACGGTGTCGAGGTGAAGAATCTGCTGCGTCTCGCGGCCGCCGTCGAATCGCAATCCGAGCACCCGCTCGCCCGCGCTGTTGTCGATAAAGCGAAGGCGGACGGTCTCGAGCTGCCGGACATCACCGACTTCGAGAGCACGACCGGGGGCGGTGTGGAGGCCTCCGTCGAAGGCGAGTTGATCCGTGTCGGCAAGCGCTCGTTTCTCGAATCCGCGAACATTGCTATTCCCGACGCCCTGGGTCGGGAAGCCGAGCGCCTGCAAAGCGAGGCTAAAACGGTTATCTGGACAGGGCAGGGAGAGCGTCTGCTCGGTCTCATCGCCATCGCCGATCCGATCAAAGAGACTTCCAAAGAAGCCATCGCATCGTTGCATAAAATGGGGATCACCGTCGTCATGTGCACGGGAGACAACCCCCGCACCGCCGAGGCCGTGGCCAAAGAGCTGGGAATTGATGAAGTGCGTGCAGAAGTCTCGCCCGAGGACAAGCAGCGCATTGTCAACGAACTGAAAGCCAAGGGACATCGCGTCGCCATGGCGGGCGACGGGATCAACGACGCGCCCGCTCTCGCGGCGGCCGACGTGGGTATCGCCATGGGAACCGGCACCGATGTCGCCATCGAAAGCGCGGGGCTGACGCTTGTAAAAGGAGATTTGCGCGGGATCGTCAGCGGACTGCGCCTCAGCCGTGCAGTCATGCGCAATATCCGCCAAAACCTCTTCTTTGCCTTCATCTACAATGCGACTGGCGTCCCCATCGCGGCGGGTATTCTGTATCCGTTTTTCGGAGTCCTCCTCAGCCCGATGATTGCAGGAGCCGCCATGGCGCTCAGTTCCGTTTCGGTGGTTACGAACGCCTTGCGGCTCAAAAAGCTCAACCTGGACGACTGA